The proteins below are encoded in one region of Buttiauxella gaviniae:
- a CDS encoding YagK/YfjJ domain-containing protein, producing MLQQMQPELTTAQSEQPQTTPYRTVVHDHGRYPVITGDKFFHNSSPYPINTTDRSGVRLDILAPIAAELDAMLGAYSRVYLTRFDLRIPAGTPVDIANEWISQLFKKLRERLKSKFRRPEGLANPVINFAYGWVREKEMAKQVHYHCWIALPHRQVKRLGTPTSGIAGTITEVWANLSGGERTLVELPKSSDKYTKHYVIERGKPETLEGPLLWLSYLAKERGKYQTGKGDKVHSTSQLRNKKP from the coding sequence TTGCTACAGCAGATGCAACCAGAATTAACAACCGCACAGTCAGAGCAGCCACAAACCACGCCTTATAGAACAGTTGTCCACGATCACGGACGATATCCGGTTATCACGGGCGACAAGTTTTTTCATAACAGCTCCCCCTACCCGATCAACACCACTGACAGATCCGGCGTCCGGTTAGATATCCTTGCGCCAATCGCCGCAGAACTTGACGCAATGCTGGGCGCTTACAGTCGTGTTTACCTCACCCGCTTTGATCTCCGCATACCAGCAGGCACGCCCGTAGACATTGCTAACGAATGGATAAGCCAGCTATTCAAGAAACTACGCGAGCGCCTGAAATCGAAGTTTCGCAGGCCCGAAGGACTGGCAAATCCGGTCATCAACTTCGCTTACGGCTGGGTGCGGGAGAAAGAGATGGCAAAACAGGTGCATTACCATTGCTGGATAGCCCTTCCGCATCGGCAGGTGAAACGACTTGGAACGCCGACAAGTGGCATTGCTGGTACTATCACCGAAGTCTGGGCGAATCTGTCAGGAGGTGAGCGAACGCTGGTGGAGCTACCGAAATCAAGCGACAAGTACACGAAACACTATGTTATCGAACGAGGGAAACCGGAAACCCTTGAAGGGCCTCTCCTCTGGTTGTCGTATCTCGCAAAGGAGCGCGGAAAGTACCAAACGGGCAAAGGCGACAAGGTTCATTCGACTTCGCAACTTCGAAACAAAAAACCATGA
- a CDS encoding tyrosine-type recombinase/integrase, which produces MSHKLSHTMIRGRTYYTNFRINGSPSYIRISLGTDSFRQAEVMMSRVRPFIPLVQSGAMTVEEFKQRLGGMRELTKDGLDQLLLNVLEINIADADYTSANPRFYSSKKPFSEQADNARKMSEAMRQKMMAIDEAGALELWGLDKEYIVPDELKPVILENTKKMVYYHDLQFQAISALSSGDAPRYDQVMSLLAKEKTRLTNTPSETSSPSPKMPSLSLSKAWDGYVKDKGQKWRRATANENQRFYDVLLYAIGDKPIESITKQDIREALKVAENLPTRNKLPFSKLSLEESINYDVSEEDLISSAHVEKHLKIWRSLFRIYLVETKDLLEKSPTDGISYEVRPNRRGHYSAGELAKLKTKLFSLVDTDWRKWYFLTLIYTGARRGEISSIRKKDIRQNEETGRWYIFIEEGKTDHAQRQIPLNRTLEVGIHSLIAQLKENDLIFNGLPNYTTATDEWISIMKELSIPDYDEFGLKRRIHSLRHTFVSNCLAAGVSTPLLQFVVGHARSQSLGVTSIYTHRPPLKDLLCVVDFQS; this is translated from the coding sequence ATGTCACACAAGCTGTCACACACAATGATTCGTGGGCGCACATATTACACGAATTTTAGAATAAATGGTTCACCAAGTTACATTCGAATTTCTTTAGGTACTGACAGCTTTCGACAAGCAGAAGTGATGATGAGCCGGGTGCGTCCATTTATTCCACTGGTACAAAGTGGTGCCATGACCGTTGAAGAGTTCAAACAACGCTTGGGTGGGATGCGTGAGCTAACAAAAGATGGTCTTGACCAGCTTTTGCTAAATGTATTGGAAATCAATATCGCTGATGCTGATTACACATCCGCAAATCCTCGATTCTACAGCTCAAAAAAACCTTTTTCAGAACAGGCCGACAATGCCCGGAAAATGTCAGAAGCAATGCGTCAAAAGATGATGGCAATTGATGAGGCTGGAGCTTTGGAACTCTGGGGATTAGATAAAGAATACATTGTTCCTGATGAACTCAAACCAGTAATTCTCGAAAATACTAAAAAAATGGTCTACTACCATGATCTGCAATTTCAGGCTATCAGCGCTTTATCATCTGGCGACGCACCTCGATATGATCAGGTAATGAGTCTTTTAGCTAAGGAAAAAACACGACTGACAAATACGCCATCAGAAACATCATCCCCTTCTCCCAAAATGCCTTCACTATCACTTTCAAAAGCCTGGGATGGGTATGTTAAAGATAAAGGGCAAAAGTGGCGGAGAGCCACTGCAAACGAAAATCAACGCTTCTATGATGTACTACTTTACGCCATCGGTGACAAACCAATAGAGTCGATTACCAAACAAGATATACGTGAAGCTCTAAAAGTTGCCGAAAACTTACCGACACGGAACAAGCTCCCGTTTTCAAAGTTAAGCCTTGAAGAAAGCATTAATTACGACGTTTCAGAAGAAGACCTCATCAGCAGCGCCCACGTGGAGAAACATCTAAAAATCTGGCGCTCATTGTTCAGGATATACTTAGTAGAGACCAAAGATTTGTTGGAAAAATCACCTACCGATGGCATTTCATATGAAGTGAGGCCAAATCGAAGAGGCCATTACAGCGCTGGTGAACTCGCAAAATTAAAGACAAAATTGTTTTCACTTGTAGATACCGATTGGCGCAAGTGGTACTTCCTCACGCTAATCTATACAGGTGCTCGTCGTGGTGAAATATCTTCAATCAGGAAAAAGGATATTCGCCAAAATGAAGAAACTGGTCGTTGGTACATTTTCATTGAAGAAGGCAAAACCGACCATGCGCAACGTCAGATCCCTCTAAACAGAACATTAGAGGTTGGAATACATAGCTTGATTGCCCAGCTTAAAGAAAACGACCTGATATTCAATGGATTACCTAATTACACCACAGCTACCGATGAATGGATCAGTATAATGAAAGAACTCAGCATTCCAGATTATGATGAATTCGGTCTGAAACGCCGTATTCATAGTTTACGCCATACCTTCGTGAGTAACTGCCTTGCAGCTGGAGTATCTACACCACTTTTACAATTTGTCGTCGGACACGCAAGAAGCCAAAGTTTGGGTGTGACCTCCATATACACCCACCGCCCACCATTGAAAGATTTGTTATGTGTTGTCGATTTTCAAAGTTAG
- the rluB gene encoding 23S rRNA pseudouridine(2605) synthase RluB: MSDKSEKLQKVLARAGHGSRREIEAIISAGRVSVDGKIATLGDRVEVTQALKIRIDGHLISIKESAEQICRVLAYYKPEGELCTRNDPEGRPTVFDRLPKLRGARWIAVGRLDVNTCGLLLFTTDGELANRLMHPSREVEREYAVRVFGQVDDDKVKQLARGVQLEDGPAAFKTIKFTGGEGINQWYNVTLTEGRNREVRRLWEAVGVQVSRLIRVRYGDIQLPKGIPRGGYTELDLAPTNYLRKLVELPEETESKVAVEKDRRRVKANQIRRAVKRHTQVTGGGRRGGRSS, translated from the coding sequence ATGAGCGATAAGAGCGAAAAGTTACAAAAAGTTTTAGCCCGCGCAGGTCATGGTTCACGTCGTGAGATTGAAGCCATTATCTCTGCTGGCCGTGTCAGTGTGGACGGTAAAATCGCCACATTAGGCGATCGTGTTGAAGTGACCCAGGCCCTGAAAATTCGTATTGATGGTCACCTGATCTCTATTAAAGAATCCGCAGAGCAGATTTGTCGTGTCCTGGCGTATTACAAACCAGAAGGCGAATTATGCACGCGTAACGACCCGGAAGGGCGTCCAACGGTATTTGACCGTTTACCAAAACTGCGCGGCGCGCGCTGGATTGCGGTAGGGCGTTTAGATGTAAACACCTGCGGTCTGTTGCTGTTCACAACCGATGGTGAGCTGGCGAACCGCTTGATGCACCCAAGTCGTGAAGTAGAACGCGAATACGCCGTGCGCGTCTTCGGCCAGGTTGATGATGACAAAGTGAAGCAACTGGCGCGTGGCGTGCAGCTAGAAGATGGTCCAGCCGCGTTCAAAACCATCAAGTTTACCGGTGGCGAAGGCATCAACCAATGGTACAACGTGACTCTGACCGAAGGCCGCAACCGTGAAGTGCGTCGTCTTTGGGAAGCCGTCGGTGTGCAGGTGAGCCGTCTTATTCGTGTGCGTTACGGCGACATTCAGTTACCTAAAGGCATACCGCGTGGTGGTTACACTGAGCTCGACCTGGCCCCAACGAACTACCTGCGTAAACTGGTAGAGTTACCGGAAGAGACAGAAAGCAAAGTGGCGGTTGAAAAAGATCGTCGTCGTGTGAAAGCGAACCAGATTCGCCGTGCGGTGAAACGCCATACGCAAGTCACTGGCGGTGGTCGCCGCGGTGGACGCAGTAGCTAA
- the cobO gene encoding cob(I)yrinic acid a,c-diamide adenosyltransferase, translated as MSEDRYQQRQQRQKEKVDARVAAAQEERGILIVFTGNGKGKTTAAFGTATRAVGHGKKVGVIQFIKGTWPNGERNLLEPLGVEFQVMATGFTWDTQNRETDTAACLAVWQHAKRMLADETLDMVILDELTYMVAYDYLPLDEVLTALAQRPANQTAIITGRGCHRDILEVADTVSELRPVKHAFEAGVKAQIGIDY; from the coding sequence ATGAGTGAAGATCGTTACCAGCAGCGCCAACAGCGTCAGAAAGAAAAAGTCGATGCCCGCGTCGCGGCAGCGCAAGAAGAGCGCGGTATTTTGATTGTTTTTACCGGAAACGGTAAAGGAAAAACGACCGCCGCCTTTGGGACCGCAACTCGCGCGGTAGGCCACGGTAAAAAAGTCGGGGTGATCCAGTTTATTAAAGGTACATGGCCAAACGGGGAGCGTAACCTACTTGAGCCGTTGGGCGTTGAGTTTCAGGTGATGGCGACGGGTTTCACCTGGGATACTCAAAATCGTGAAACTGATACCGCCGCCTGCCTTGCTGTATGGCAGCATGCGAAGCGTATGCTCGCCGATGAGACGCTGGATATGGTTATCCTCGACGAATTAACCTATATGGTTGCCTATGACTATTTACCGCTGGATGAAGTGCTGACGGCACTGGCGCAACGCCCTGCAAATCAGACGGCGATCATTACCGGCCGGGGATGTCATCGGGATATTCTTGAAGTGGCGGATACGGTCAGTGAATTAAGACCGGTTAAACACGCCTTTGAAGCGGGCGTTAAAGCACAAATCGGTATCGATTATTAA
- a CDS encoding YciK family oxidoreductase, translated as MHYQPKTDLLQNRIILVTGASDGIGREAAITYARYGANVILLGRNEEKLRAVAQEINAGFGSLPHWFTLDFSNATPEDCHHLAHKLSALIPRLDGVLHNAGILGDIRPMDEQDPQTWQNVMQVNVNVTFFLTQALLPLLLKSDSGSLVFTSSSVGRQGRTGWGAYAVSKFATEGMMQVLAEEYKQHNLRVNCINPGGTRTAMRASAFPTEDPEKLKTPRDLMPLYLWLMGDDSRRKTGMSFDAQPNRKPGISE; from the coding sequence GTGCACTATCAACCGAAAACAGATTTACTGCAAAATCGCATTATTTTAGTCACCGGGGCCAGCGATGGCATCGGTCGAGAAGCGGCTATAACGTATGCTCGTTACGGCGCGAACGTCATCCTGCTGGGTCGTAATGAAGAAAAGTTACGCGCGGTTGCGCAAGAGATAAACGCCGGTTTTGGGAGCCTACCGCACTGGTTTACTCTGGATTTCTCCAACGCAACACCTGAGGATTGCCACCATCTGGCGCACAAACTTTCAGCATTAATTCCGCGCTTAGATGGCGTGTTACATAATGCAGGGATTCTCGGCGATATTCGTCCTATGGACGAACAAGATCCCCAAACATGGCAGAACGTGATGCAGGTAAATGTTAACGTCACCTTCTTTTTGACCCAGGCATTGCTGCCTTTATTACTGAAATCAGATTCCGGATCGCTGGTGTTTACCAGTTCAAGCGTTGGCCGTCAGGGGCGCACAGGCTGGGGAGCATACGCGGTATCAAAATTCGCCACCGAGGGAATGATGCAGGTGCTTGCTGAAGAATATAAGCAACATAATCTTCGCGTCAATTGCATAAACCCGGGTGGAACACGCACCGCGATGCGCGCCAGCGCATTCCCAACTGAAGATCCCGAAAAGCTAAAAACGCCCCGGGATCTTATGCCGCTCTATCTGTGGCTGATGGGCGATGACAGCCGCCGCAAAACAGGCATGAGCTTTGACGCTCAACCCAACCGTAAACCAGGAATTTCCGAATGA
- the sohB gene encoding protease SohB — protein MDLIANYGLFLAKIVTVVAAIGILVSIVVNVAGRKRHQRGELRLTNLSEQYQEMQEEMQVARLDSHQQKHWHKTQKKKHKLEAKQAKARAKRGETVISDKPTLYVLDFKGSMDAHEVTSLREEITAVLAVVKSEDEVLLRLESPGGVVHGYGLAASQLQRLRENNVRLTVAVDKVAASGGYMMACVADKIVAAPFSIIGSIGVVAQVPNFHRLLKRNDIDVELHTAGQYKRTLTLFGENTEQGREKFREDLNETHLLFKQFVHDMRPSLDIDAVATGEHWYGTQALEKGLVDAVSTSDDLLINLMKDHDVINVHYTRRKKMMDRFTGSAANSLDNLLLRWWQRGEKPLL, from the coding sequence GTGGATCTGATTGCAAATTATGGGCTGTTTCTGGCAAAAATCGTCACCGTTGTTGCGGCGATTGGCATTCTTGTCTCCATTGTTGTGAATGTTGCCGGGCGTAAAAGACATCAGCGCGGGGAGTTACGGCTCACCAATCTAAGTGAACAATATCAGGAAATGCAGGAAGAGATGCAGGTGGCGAGGCTTGATAGTCACCAGCAGAAACACTGGCATAAAACCCAAAAGAAAAAGCATAAGCTCGAGGCAAAACAGGCCAAAGCCCGAGCTAAACGCGGTGAAACAGTTATTTCTGATAAACCCACGCTTTATGTGCTGGATTTTAAAGGAAGTATGGATGCACATGAAGTCACCTCCCTGCGCGAAGAGATAACGGCGGTGCTGGCGGTTGTGAAATCTGAAGATGAAGTTTTGCTGCGTCTGGAAAGCCCTGGTGGCGTAGTGCATGGTTACGGACTTGCCGCATCGCAGCTACAGCGTCTGCGTGAGAACAACGTGCGACTGACTGTAGCCGTCGATAAAGTCGCAGCCAGCGGCGGCTATATGATGGCTTGTGTGGCGGATAAAATCGTCGCCGCGCCGTTTTCTATTATTGGTTCTATTGGCGTGGTGGCACAGGTTCCTAACTTCCACCGCTTGCTTAAAAGAAACGATATAGATGTAGAGCTGCATACCGCCGGGCAGTATAAACGTACGCTGACGTTGTTTGGTGAAAACACCGAGCAAGGGCGTGAGAAATTCCGCGAAGATCTCAATGAAACGCATCTGCTGTTTAAGCAGTTTGTACATGATATGCGCCCGTCGCTGGATATTGATGCTGTAGCAACAGGTGAACACTGGTATGGCACGCAGGCGCTTGAAAAAGGGCTCGTTGATGCCGTAAGTACCAGCGATGATTTACTGATTAATCTGATGAAAGATCATGACGTGATTAACGTTCACTACACGCGCCGTAAAAAGATGATGGACAGATTTACCGGCAGTGCGGCAAACAGCCTGGATAATTTGCTGTTGCGCTGGTGGCAGCGTGGTGAAAAACCGCTCTTGTAG
- a CDS encoding YciN family protein — protein sequence MQPTTQPIDKQSLLVEANKVIREHEDFMHGMEATDVEQKNGVLVFKGEYFLDEQGLPTGKSTAIFNMFKHLAHVFADKYHLQD from the coding sequence ATGCAACCAACCACTCAACCTATCGATAAACAGTCGCTACTCGTTGAAGCCAACAAAGTCATCCGTGAACATGAAGATTTCATGCATGGCATGGAAGCAACGGACGTGGAGCAAAAAAACGGGGTGCTGGTGTTCAAAGGTGAATACTTCCTTGATGAGCAAGGCTTACCAACCGGGAAAAGCACCGCGATATTTAATATGTTTAAGCATCTTGCGCACGTGTTTGCTGATAAGTATCACCTGCAAGACTAA
- the topA gene encoding type I DNA topoisomerase, with the protein MGKALVIVESPAKAKTINKYLGNDYVVKSSVGHIRDLPTSGSTTKKSADSASTKGTKKVKKDERGALVNRMGVDPWHNWEAQYEVLPGKEKVVSELKSLAEKADHIYLATDLDREGEAIAWHLREVIGGDDTRYSRVVFNEITKNAIQQAFEKPGELNIDRVNAQQARRFMDRVVGYMVSPLLWKKIARGLSAGRVQSVAVRLVVDREREIKAFVPEEYWEVDANLTTPKGDSLPVQVSHHKDKPFRPVNREQAMSAVSELEKARYSVLEREDKPTSSKPGAPFITSTLQQAASTRLGFGVKKTMMMAQRLYEAGHITYMRTDSTNLSQDAVSMVRGYIEDNFGKKYLPAAANQYSSKENSQEAHEAIRPSDVSVVAESLKDMEADAQKLYQLIWRQFVACQMTPAQYDSTTLTVQAGDFRLKTRGRTLRFDGWTKVMPALRKGDEDRTLPAVEQGDELALVEILPGQHFTKPPARFSEASLVKELEKRGIGRPSTYASIISTIQDRGYVRVENRRFYAEKMGEIVTDRLEENFRELMNYDFTAQMESSLDQVANNQAEWKGVLDNFFSDFSEQLGKAELDPEEGGMRPNQMVLTSIDCPTCGREMGIRTASTGVFLGCSGYALPPKERCKTTINLVPENEVLNVLEGDDAETNALRAKRRCTKCGTAMDSYLIDPKRKLHVCGNNPTCDGYEIEEGEFRIKGYDGPIVECEKCGSEMHLKMGRFGKYMACTNDDCKNTRKILRNGEVAPPKEDPVPLPELPCEKSDAFFVLRDGAAGVFLAANTFPKSRETRAPLVEELYRFRDRLPEKLRYLADAPQQDADGNKAVVRFSRKTKQQYVSSEKEGKATGWSAFFVDGKWVEGKK; encoded by the coding sequence ATGGGTAAAGCTCTCGTCATCGTTGAGTCCCCGGCAAAAGCCAAAACGATCAACAAATATCTCGGTAATGACTACGTGGTTAAGTCCAGCGTCGGTCATATCCGCGATTTGCCGACCAGTGGATCAACCACCAAGAAGAGCGCAGACTCCGCCTCCACCAAAGGGACCAAAAAGGTCAAAAAGGATGAACGCGGCGCGCTCGTAAATCGTATGGGTGTCGATCCCTGGCACAACTGGGAAGCGCAGTACGAAGTGCTTCCGGGTAAAGAAAAAGTGGTTTCAGAACTGAAATCACTGGCTGAAAAAGCAGACCATATCTATCTCGCAACCGACCTTGACCGCGAAGGGGAAGCCATTGCGTGGCACCTGCGGGAAGTTATCGGTGGGGATGACACACGTTACAGTCGCGTTGTGTTTAACGAAATTACTAAAAACGCCATTCAGCAGGCGTTCGAAAAGCCGGGCGAATTAAACATCGACCGTGTTAACGCACAACAAGCGCGCCGCTTTATGGACCGCGTTGTGGGTTACATGGTATCGCCTCTGCTTTGGAAGAAAATTGCCCGCGGTCTGTCTGCCGGCCGCGTACAGTCGGTTGCTGTGCGTCTGGTGGTTGATCGCGAGCGCGAAATTAAAGCGTTTGTGCCTGAAGAATATTGGGAAGTTGATGCGAATCTGACTACGCCGAAAGGTGACAGTCTGCCGGTTCAGGTCAGCCACCATAAAGATAAGCCGTTCCGCCCGGTTAATCGCGAACAGGCTATGTCTGCGGTTAGCGAGCTGGAAAAAGCGCGTTATTCGGTACTTGAGCGTGAAGATAAGCCAACCAGCAGCAAGCCTGGTGCGCCGTTTATCACCTCAACTTTGCAGCAGGCGGCGAGCACACGTCTTGGTTTCGGTGTGAAGAAAACCATGATGATGGCGCAGCGCCTGTATGAAGCGGGCCATATCACTTACATGCGTACCGACTCAACGAACTTGAGTCAGGATGCAGTGAGCATGGTACGTGGTTATATCGAAGATAATTTCGGTAAGAAATATCTTCCGGCTGCCGCAAACCAGTACTCCAGCAAAGAAAACTCACAAGAAGCGCACGAAGCGATTCGTCCTTCCGATGTGAGCGTGGTAGCTGAGTCATTAAAAGATATGGAAGCCGACGCGCAAAAACTCTACCAGTTGATCTGGCGTCAGTTTGTGGCGTGTCAGATGACACCGGCTCAATACGATTCCACCACCTTAACGGTGCAAGCGGGCGACTTCCGTCTTAAAACGCGTGGTCGTACGCTGCGTTTTGATGGCTGGACTAAAGTGATGCCTGCGTTGCGCAAAGGTGATGAAGATCGCACTCTGCCTGCGGTAGAGCAAGGCGACGAACTGGCGCTGGTTGAAATTCTGCCTGGTCAGCACTTCACCAAACCACCGGCTCGTTTTAGCGAAGCATCGCTGGTGAAAGAGCTGGAGAAGCGCGGCATTGGTCGTCCATCTACCTACGCATCAATCATTTCCACGATTCAGGATCGCGGTTATGTGCGAGTGGAAAACCGCCGTTTCTACGCTGAAAAAATGGGTGAAATTGTTACCGATCGCCTGGAAGAAAACTTCCGTGAGCTGATGAATTACGATTTTACCGCGCAAATGGAAAGTAGCCTCGACCAGGTGGCCAATAATCAGGCCGAGTGGAAAGGGGTGCTGGATAACTTCTTTAGCGATTTCAGTGAGCAGTTGGGTAAAGCTGAACTCGATCCAGAAGAAGGCGGCATGCGCCCAAACCAAATGGTTCTGACCAGTATCGATTGCCCAACCTGTGGTCGTGAGATGGGGATTCGTACGGCGAGCACCGGTGTGTTCCTCGGTTGCTCGGGTTATGCACTGCCACCAAAAGAGCGCTGCAAAACCACCATCAATTTGGTGCCGGAAAACGAAGTTCTCAACGTGCTGGAAGGGGACGACGCAGAAACCAACGCGCTGCGAGCGAAACGTCGTTGTACTAAATGTGGCACGGCGATGGACAGCTATCTCATCGATCCAAAACGTAAGTTGCACGTTTGTGGTAATAACCCGACCTGCGATGGTTATGAGATTGAAGAGGGTGAATTCCGCATCAAGGGTTACGACGGCCCAATCGTTGAGTGTGAAAAATGTGGTTCTGAAATGCACCTGAAAATGGGTCGTTTCGGTAAGTACATGGCTTGTACTAATGACGATTGTAAAAATACCCGTAAGATTCTGCGTAATGGTGAAGTTGCGCCGCCGAAGGAAGATCCTGTTCCATTGCCAGAGCTGCCTTGTGAGAAGTCCGATGCGTTCTTCGTGCTGCGTGATGGCGCTGCAGGTGTATTCCTGGCAGCAAATACCTTCCCGAAATCGCGTGAAACACGTGCGCCACTGGTTGAAGAACTGTACCGCTTCCGCGACCGTCTGCCAGAAAAACTGCGTTATCTGGCTGATGCACCGCAACAGGATGCTGACGGTAACAAAGCGGTTGTTCGCTTTAGCCGTAAGACTAAACAGCAGTATGTTTCTTCCGAAAAAGAGGGTAAAGCGACCGGTTGGTCAGCCTTCTTTGTGGATGGTAAGTGGGTTGAAGGTAAGAAGTAA
- the cysB gene encoding HTH-type transcriptional regulator CysB: protein MKLQQLRYIVEVVNHNLNVSSTAEGLYTSQPGISKQVRMLEDELGIQIFARSGKHLTQVTPAGQEIIRIAREVLSKVDAIKSVAGEHTWPDKGSLYVATTHTQARYALPNVIKGFIERYPRVSLHMHQGSPTQIAEAVSKGNADFAIATEALHLYDDLVMLPCYHWNRSIVVTPDHPLASKESVSIEELAQYPLVTYTFGFTGRSELDTAFNRAGLTPRIVFTATDADVIKTYVRLGLGVGVIASMAVDPVSDPDLVRIEAQGVFSHSTTKIGFRRSTFLRSYMYDFIQRFAPHLTRDVVDTAVALRSNEDIEAMFKDIKLPAK from the coding sequence ATGAAACTACAGCAACTTCGTTATATCGTAGAGGTGGTCAATCACAACCTCAACGTCTCGTCGACGGCAGAAGGGCTTTACACTTCTCAACCGGGGATCAGTAAACAAGTTCGTATGTTAGAAGACGAACTGGGGATTCAGATCTTTGCGCGTAGCGGCAAACACCTGACTCAGGTGACGCCTGCGGGGCAGGAGATTATTCGTATCGCCCGTGAAGTGCTGTCGAAAGTCGATGCCATTAAATCGGTGGCAGGCGAACATACCTGGCCTGATAAGGGCTCACTGTATGTCGCCACGACGCATACCCAGGCGCGTTACGCTTTACCGAATGTGATTAAAGGTTTTATTGAGCGCTACCCACGCGTATCGCTGCATATGCATCAGGGTTCACCGACGCAAATTGCTGAAGCGGTTTCTAAAGGCAATGCTGATTTTGCGATCGCGACCGAAGCATTACATCTCTACGATGATTTGGTGATGCTGCCTTGCTACCACTGGAACCGCTCGATTGTTGTCACGCCGGATCATCCATTAGCGTCGAAAGAGTCTGTCTCTATTGAAGAGTTGGCGCAATATCCGCTGGTAACCTATACGTTTGGATTTACCGGGCGTTCAGAGCTTGATACCGCATTTAACCGTGCCGGTTTAACGCCGCGTATTGTGTTTACCGCGACGGACGCTGATGTGATTAAAACTTATGTGCGTCTGGGGTTAGGGGTGGGCGTGATTGCCAGTATGGCGGTAGATCCCGTGTCTGATCCGGATCTGGTACGCATCGAAGCGCAGGGCGTTTTCAGCCACAGCACCACGAAAATAGGCTTCCGCCGCAGCACTTTCTTGCGCAGTTATATGTATGATTTTATTCAGCGTTTTGCCCCGCACCTTACCCGCGATGTGGTCGATACTGCCGTAGCGCTGCGTTCTAATGAAGATATTGAAGCGATGTTCAAAGACATTAAATTACCAGCCAAATAA
- a CDS encoding YmiA family putative membrane protein, with protein sequence MPSGSEQPQREAGLKRKAWVAVFLVSGLFWLVVALAAWHFWG encoded by the coding sequence ATGCCTTCAGGAAGTGAACAACCGCAAAGGGAAGCAGGGCTTAAACGTAAGGCCTGGGTGGCGGTGTTTCTGGTTTCAGGTCTGTTCTGGCTAGTAGTGGCATTGGCAGCCTGGCATTTTTGGGGGTAA
- the ymiC gene encoding small membrane protein YmiC → MNTHCSVKYWSWLTAFTVSFAFWAQMVWMLAH, encoded by the coding sequence ATGAATACTCACTGTAGCGTCAAGTACTGGTCGTGGCTTACCGCATTTACTGTTTCGTTTGCTTTCTGGGCGCAAATGGTTTGGATGCTGGCTCACTAA